A genomic region of Leptolyngbya sp. NIES-2104 contains the following coding sequences:
- the hisC gene encoding histidinol-phosphate transaminase, with the protein MPSYFRSSVDAMTGYIPGEQPKPGTPIIKLNTNENPYPPSPNAIAVLRQLDPEWLRRYPDPYANDFRQATSEALNIPKDWIMVGNGSDDILNVIVRACAEPGRSVVYPMPTYVLYRTLVEMQVADRVEIPYSENYEFPMDELIAAQGAITFVASPNSPSGHAIALSNLRHLASKLSGVLVIDEAYVDFAEETALALVHEFENVLILRTLSKGYSLAGLRLGFAIAQPQLLSGLFKIKDSYNIDAIATLVGTAAMQDQDYKNECAEKVKRSRKTLALDLRQLGWKVWDSQTNFLLTQPSSNAEKIYLALKECGILLRYFKQSRLDDKLRITVGTDEQNRRLIKALNNVL; encoded by the coding sequence ATGCCGTCTTACTTCCGCTCCAGTGTTGATGCAATGACCGGGTACATTCCAGGTGAGCAACCCAAACCCGGAACTCCAATCATCAAGCTCAACACCAATGAGAATCCCTATCCACCGTCACCGAACGCGATCGCAGTTCTGCGCCAACTCGATCCCGAATGGCTCCGACGCTATCCTGATCCCTATGCTAACGACTTCCGACAAGCCACCAGCGAAGCCTTGAACATTCCCAAAGATTGGATCATGGTCGGGAATGGGAGCGATGATATTTTGAATGTGATTGTGCGGGCTTGTGCGGAACCTGGACGCAGTGTAGTGTATCCAATGCCGACCTATGTTCTGTATCGGACTTTGGTCGAAATGCAAGTTGCCGATCGCGTTGAAATTCCCTACAGCGAGAACTATGAATTTCCGATGGATGAACTGATTGCCGCTCAAGGAGCAATTACGTTTGTTGCTTCTCCAAATAGTCCTTCTGGTCATGCGATCGCACTTTCAAATCTAAGACATCTTGCCTCAAAACTATCCGGTGTTCTCGTCATTGATGAAGCTTATGTCGATTTTGCTGAAGAAACTGCTTTAGCATTAGTGCATGAATTCGAGAATGTTTTGATTTTGAGAACCCTATCTAAGGGATATTCACTAGCAGGATTGCGGCTTGGATTCGCGATCGCACAACCTCAATTACTCAGCGGATTGTTCAAAATCAAAGATAGTTATAACATTGATGCGATCGCGACATTAGTAGGAACTGCTGCGATGCAGGATCAAGATTATAAAAATGAATGTGCAGAAAAAGTGAAGCGATCGCGCAAAACATTAGCACTGGATCTCAGACAGCTAGGCTGGAAGGTTTGGGACTCTCAAACAAATTTTCTGCTGACTCAACCTTCTAGCAATGCAGAAAAGATTTACCTTGCATTGAAAGAATGCGGCATCCTACTTCGATACTTCAAACAATCCCGATTAGACGACAAACTGAGAATTACTGTAGGAACCGATGAACAGAATCGCAGATTGATCAAAGCATTAAACAACGTTTTGTAG
- a CDS encoding tetratricopeptide repeat protein, which translates to MQTIEIRQTTGFNAIVSIAGSQFEITVSDPFVEQDEQLLEWYFEEWIKFPFSDSTIAKRAADSVRSYGEALFRQVFRDADAYVLYKSLKLSELEIVIAGDPEFQGLHWEAMQDPKMARPLSIDCVMVRQRRIRGAANLIRVEPSTVLNLLIMTARPNEENDVGYRTISRPMVEAIRDAQLAVNVEIVRPGTYEAFVRHLEAKPEGFYHVVHFDLHGGLMSYEAFQSYSHGTENYTFQRGYGLGDVAAYDGVKAFLFFEGEAAGQAVPVMADELAERLQGRGIPVCILNACQSGKQVQQDRVDERETSLGARLMDAGMQMVVAMGYGVTVDAAKVLMQRVYQEMFAGEKLPIALRAGRRELFEHKKRRMYFNQEEDLEDWLLPVVYGNQAIEFHLREMTFAEQEAYYARQATQYRFAGVTYEFVGRDLDILKLEKGLLRHGVVLVQGMGGTGKTTLLRYLQEWWVQTSFVDRVFYFGYDTRAWTLEQMSFAIAGEMLPDGEMRQWQAMRGEARIGRLIQVLRSRRCGLMLDNLESVTGEALAIPNTLPLEEQEKIREFLARIAGGRSIVLLGSRGREAWLQLVYRDRYELRGLDQEARSQLAKLVLARQVVDRVKREAILADREFKRLMRLLAGYPLVIEVVLANLKRQTVAEVLAGLDFGDVGLDRVGGRTESILKCVEYSHSNLSEEAQKLLLCLAPFSGFVRRDVLWNYAQELQKLEPFQNYPFEQFDSAVQGAINWGLLASLFENEPRLLSIQPMFPYFLKTRLAEQGQVTCEALREGFKNHYLGLAGFYYQLMKSKDAQERQLGIFFCQLEYENLYSALQICLKQQASILIFGCLDKYFELIHNVQSALALAEEVSQSIERYPQQWKTEAENREYIVALNLIAYCYLKTRRYDQAKQSYLKELQANQAIGDRYSQARTYDQLGRVAQELHEYEEARNNYQQALQIKIEFNDRYSQASTHHNLGNVAQELHEYEEARNNLRQALKIFVEFNDRYSQACTYHHLGIVAEMLCEYEEARGNHQQALQIKIEFNDRYSQSSTYHHLGRVAEELREYEEARGNYQQALQIKIEFNDRYSQSSTYHHLGRVAEELHEYEEARNNYQQALQICVEHNDRYNQAETYYQLGIIAGKLREYEEARINYQQALQVYVEYNDRYSQARTYYQLGKVAELTGELEEAKANYMLDLEITAEFNDEHGLSIALRNLAQFYQTTQDPELVSTVAQLLNASVEEVEDFFNQTE; encoded by the coding sequence ATGCAGACGATCGAGATTCGGCAAACGACGGGATTTAATGCGATCGTGTCGATCGCGGGTTCACAGTTTGAGATTACAGTGAGCGATCCGTTTGTGGAACAAGATGAGCAGCTTTTGGAATGGTACTTTGAGGAGTGGATTAAGTTTCCGTTTTCAGATAGCACGATCGCGAAGCGGGCGGCGGACAGTGTGCGATCGTATGGGGAAGCGCTCTTTCGGCAGGTGTTCCGGGATGCGGATGCTTATGTGCTCTACAAAAGCTTGAAGCTGAGTGAATTGGAGATTGTGATTGCGGGAGATCCAGAGTTTCAGGGGTTGCACTGGGAAGCCATGCAAGATCCGAAAATGGCGCGTCCATTGTCGATCGATTGTGTGATGGTGAGACAGCGACGGATTCGGGGCGCAGCGAATTTGATCCGGGTTGAGCCTTCAACGGTGCTGAATTTGTTGATTATGACGGCGCGACCGAATGAAGAAAATGATGTCGGATATCGGACGATTTCGCGACCGATGGTAGAGGCGATTCGGGATGCACAATTGGCGGTGAATGTGGAGATTGTGCGACCGGGGACGTATGAGGCGTTTGTGCGGCATTTGGAAGCGAAGCCGGAGGGGTTTTATCATGTCGTGCATTTTGATTTGCATGGCGGATTGATGAGTTATGAGGCGTTTCAGAGTTATTCGCATGGGACGGAGAACTATACGTTTCAGCGGGGGTACGGGCTGGGAGATGTGGCAGCTTATGACGGGGTGAAGGCGTTTCTGTTTTTTGAGGGAGAAGCGGCGGGGCAGGCGGTTCCGGTGATGGCGGATGAGTTGGCTGAGCGGTTACAGGGGCGGGGAATTCCGGTGTGTATTTTGAATGCGTGTCAGTCGGGCAAGCAGGTACAGCAAGACCGAGTGGATGAACGCGAAACCAGTTTGGGGGCGCGGTTGATGGATGCGGGGATGCAGATGGTCGTGGCGATGGGGTATGGCGTCACGGTTGATGCGGCAAAGGTGCTGATGCAGCGGGTGTATCAGGAGATGTTTGCGGGGGAGAAATTGCCGATCGCACTTCGAGCGGGGCGGCGGGAGTTGTTCGAGCATAAAAAACGGCGGATGTATTTTAATCAGGAAGAGGATCTCGAAGATTGGTTGCTGCCTGTGGTGTATGGCAATCAGGCGATCGAGTTTCACCTGAGAGAAATGACGTTTGCGGAACAGGAGGCGTATTACGCTCGGCAGGCGACTCAGTATCGGTTTGCGGGGGTGACGTATGAGTTTGTGGGGCGGGATTTGGATATTTTGAAGCTGGAGAAGGGGTTGCTGCGGCATGGGGTTGTGCTGGTTCAGGGAATGGGCGGCACTGGGAAGACGACGCTGCTGCGGTATTTGCAGGAATGGTGGGTGCAGACGAGTTTTGTCGATCGCGTGTTTTATTTTGGCTATGACACGCGGGCTTGGACGCTGGAGCAGATGAGTTTTGCGATCGCGGGTGAGATGTTGCCGGATGGGGAGATGCGGCAGTGGCAAGCGATGCGGGGAGAGGCGCGGATTGGGCGGCTGATTCAGGTGTTGCGATCGCGGCGGTGTGGGTTGATGTTGGATAATTTAGAGTCGGTGACGGGGGAGGCGTTGGCGATTCCGAATACGTTGCCGCTGGAGGAACAGGAGAAGATTCGGGAGTTTTTGGCGCGGATTGCGGGGGGTCGATCGATAGTGCTGCTGGGATCGCGGGGGCGGGAGGCGTGGTTGCAGTTGGTGTATCGCGATCGCTATGAGTTGCGCGGGTTGGATCAAGAGGCGCGATCTCAGTTGGCGAAGTTGGTGCTGGCGCGACAGGTTGTCGATCGGGTTAAACGTGAGGCGATTTTGGCGGATCGGGAGTTTAAGCGGTTGATGCGGCTGTTGGCGGGGTATCCGTTGGTGATCGAGGTGGTGCTGGCGAATTTGAAGCGTCAGACGGTAGCGGAGGTGTTGGCAGGTTTGGATTTTGGGGATGTGGGACTCGATCGGGTGGGGGGACGGACGGAGAGTATTTTGAAGTGTGTGGAGTATTCGCACAGCAATTTGTCGGAGGAGGCGCAGAAGTTGCTGTTGTGTTTGGCTCCGTTTAGTGGGTTTGTTCGTCGAGACGTGTTATGGAATTATGCTCAGGAGTTGCAGAAGCTCGAACCCTTTCAGAATTATCCGTTTGAGCAGTTTGATTCAGCAGTACAGGGAGCAATCAATTGGGGATTGTTGGCTTCGCTGTTTGAGAATGAACCGCGATTGCTTTCAATTCAGCCTATGTTTCCGTATTTTCTCAAAACGAGGTTAGCTGAGCAAGGTCAAGTAACTTGCGAGGCATTGCGTGAAGGATTTAAGAATCACTATCTAGGGTTGGCGGGTTTTTACTATCAGTTGATGAAGTCCAAAGATGCACAGGAGCGGCAGTTAGGAATCTTTTTCTGTCAATTGGAGTATGAGAATCTTTACAGCGCTTTGCAAATCTGTTTGAAGCAACAAGCAAGCATTTTGATTTTTGGTTGCTTAGATAAGTACTTTGAACTGATTCACAACGTTCAGAGCGCATTAGCACTTGCGGAAGAAGTTTCTCAGTCAATTGAACGATACCCACAACAATGGAAAACCGAGGCTGAAAATCGTGAATATATTGTTGCACTTAATCTGATTGCCTACTGCTATCTAAAAACGCGACGGTACGATCAAGCAAAGCAAAGCTATCTAAAAGAACTTCAAGCTAACCAAGCAATAGGTGACCGCTATTCACAAGCCCGTACATATGACCAGTTGGGAAGAGTTGCTCAGGAGTTACATGAATATGAGGAAGCGCGAAATAACTATCAGCAGGCGCTCCAAATTAAAATTGAATTCAATGATCGATATAGCCAGGCTAGTACACACCACAATTTAGGCAATGTTGCTCAGGAGTTACATGAGTATGAGGAAGCGCGAAACAATCTTCGGCAGGCACTAAAGATTTTTGTCGAATTCAATGATCGATATAGCCAAGCTTGCACATATCATCACTTAGGTATCGTTGCCGAGATGCTATGTGAATATGAGGAAGCGCGAGGTAATCATCAACAAGCACTTCAAATCAAAATTGAATTCAATGATCGATATAGCCAATCTAGTACATATCATCATCTAGGCAGAGTTGCTGAAGAGTTACGCGAGTATGAGGAAGCGCGAGGTAATTATCAGCAAGCACTTCAAATCAAAATTGAATTCAATGATCGATATAGCCAATCTAGTACATATCATCATCTAGGCAGAGTTGCTGAAGAGTTACACGAGTATGAAGAAGCGCGGAACAATTATCAGCAAGCACTTCAAATCTGTGTTGAACACAACGATCGCTATAACCAAGCTGAGACGTATTATCAGTTAGGTATCATCGCCGGAAAACTGCGGGAGTATGAGGAAGCCCGTATCAACTATCAACAAGCATTGCAAGTCTATGTGGAATACAACGATCGCTATTCGCAAGCCCGCACGTATTACCAACTTGGCAAAGTTGCAGAATTAACAGGTGAACTTGAAGAAGCAAAAGCGAATTATATGCTTGACCTTGAGATTACTGCCGAGTTTAACGATGAACATGGCTTGAGTATTGCCCTCCGTAACCTCGCTCAGTTCTACCAAACCACTCAAGATCCAGAGTTAGTTTCTACCGTTGCTCAACTCTTAAACGCATCTGTTGAAGAAGTAGAAGACTTCTTTAATCAAACAGAATAA
- a CDS encoding XisI protein: protein MDTRTPINDAGDPLEQWMSDRRYRNIILGVLQEIVARFQSTDSVRTVPVFDEAHNQYQILEIGWDESGNRIFQPIIHLELLEGKIWIQENVTDIDLAKELLEWDVDASDIVLGLHSPSLRRFSEYAID from the coding sequence ATGGATACCCGAACCCCTATAAATGACGCAGGAGATCCGCTTGAGCAGTGGATGAGCGATCGACGTTATCGCAATATTATTTTGGGTGTGTTGCAGGAAATTGTGGCTCGATTCCAGTCAACAGACTCGGTAAGAACTGTTCCAGTCTTTGATGAAGCTCACAACCAATATCAGATTTTGGAAATTGGCTGGGATGAATCTGGCAATCGCATCTTTCAGCCGATTATTCATCTAGAGTTACTAGAGGGCAAGATTTGGATTCAAGAAAATGTGACCGATATTGACTTAGCGAAAGAGCTTTTAGAGTGGGATGTGGATGCGTCAGATATTGTGTTGGGATTGCATTCTCCGAGTTTACGGCGGTTCAGCGAGTACGCGATCGATTAG
- a CDS encoding element excision factor XisH family protein translates to MFAERILCDRFSIFGCESFHSQEIYSKLEIDLGAERVLMAQKDSVQIAIEVKSFSAASVVYEFHQAIGQYIHYRMVLRQIQPDRKPYLAVPSEIYQRFFQTPFFHDSLEENQVRLLLVDPDLEEVKQWIPEPL, encoded by the coding sequence TTGTTCGCTGAACGAATACTGTGCGATCGATTTTCTATTTTTGGTTGTGAATCGTTTCATTCACAAGAAATATACTCAAAGCTAGAAATTGACTTAGGTGCTGAGCGGGTTCTGATGGCTCAAAAAGATAGTGTGCAAATTGCGATCGAGGTGAAAAGTTTTTCGGCAGCAAGTGTTGTGTATGAGTTTCATCAAGCGATCGGGCAATACATTCATTATCGGATGGTCTTGAGGCAGATTCAGCCTGATCGAAAACCTTATCTGGCAGTACCGAGTGAAATTTATCAGCGTTTTTTCCAGACTCCGTTTTTTCACGATAGCCTAGAGGAGAATCAAGTCCGATTGCTATTGGTTGATCCAGATTTGGAAGAGGTGAAGCAATGGATACCCGAACCCCTATAA
- a CDS encoding DUF4365 domain-containing protein has translation MVKKRRTRQHIIADLSANHVERIILQCGYSVERIVNDYGTDLIISTYNIEGEIENGFIYIQLKATDTINLLSDQETISFTVKRSDLELWLQEPMPYILILYSAQQDIAYWLYLQAYFQQQDIELTGIGTTYTVHFKRCNILNKTAIEKFADYKSAVLQQCQEIIRHET, from the coding sequence ATGGTCAAAAAACGTAGAACCAGACAGCACATCATTGCAGATCTCAGTGCCAATCACGTAGAACGCATAATCTTACAGTGCGGCTATTCCGTTGAGAGAATTGTTAATGATTATGGAACAGATCTAATTATTTCCACATATAACATCGAAGGAGAAATCGAAAATGGATTCATCTATATTCAGCTAAAAGCAACTGATACAATTAATTTATTAAGTGACCAAGAAACAATCTCATTTACGGTAAAACGATCTGATTTAGAACTTTGGTTACAAGAACCAATGCCTTATATCCTGATTCTGTACAGTGCTCAGCAGGACATCGCCTACTGGCTGTATTTGCAAGCTTATTTTCAGCAGCAAGATATTGAACTTACAGGTATAGGAACAACCTACACCGTTCATTTCAAAAGGTGTAATATACTAAATAAAACTGCGATCGAGAAGTTTGCTGATTACAAAAGTGCAGTCCTCCAACAATGTCAGGAGATCATTCGTCATGAAACCTGA